Proteins from a single region of Pseudorasbora parva isolate DD20220531a chromosome 22, ASM2467924v1, whole genome shotgun sequence:
- the pecr gene encoding peroxisomal trans-2-enoyl-CoA reductase — MAASSVFKAGLFNHKVAIVTGGGTGIGKAISSELLQLGCNVVISSRKFERLESAAEELTKKIPPSSPAKVTPIQCNIRNEEEVTNLMAATLKLHGRIDFLVNNGGGQFSSPANMMSAKGWNAVIDTNLNGTFLCCKEAYNAWMKDNGGVIVNIIADMWKGFPGMAHTGAARAAVDNLTKSLAIEWADSGVRVNSVAPGTIISKTAMENYKEYGPTLFKMSVPFSPAKRLGVPEEISPAVCFLLSPASSYISGATLKVDAGQSLYHSVWEIPDHSAWPPAPEGENTDTLREIMKITKSKL, encoded by the exons ATGGCAGCGTCCAGTGTTTTTAAAGCAGGTCTTTTCAATCACAAAGTTGCAATCGTGACGGGAGGCGGGACTGGGATTGGAAAAGCTATTTCTTCTGAGCTCTTACAGTTAG GATGCAATGTGGTCATATCATCCAGAAAGTTTGAGCGTCTGGAGTCAGCAGCTGAAGAGCTGACAAAGAAAATCCCCCCATCAAGTCCAGCTAAAGTGACCCCTATTCAGTGCAACATCCGGAATGAAGAAGAG GTGACAAACCTGATGGCTGCCACTCTGAAGCTCCATGGGAGGATCGACTTTTTAGTGAATAATGGAGGTGGGCAGTTTTCCAGCCCAGCAAACATGATGAGTGCAAAAGGCTGGAATGCTGTGATTGACACCAACCTCAACGGAACATTCTTATGCTGCAAAGAAG CATACAATGCATGGATGAAAGATAATGGAGGTGTGATTGTGAACATCATTGCGGACATGTGGAAGGGTTTCCCTGGAATGGC GCACACAGGAGCGGCTAGAGCTGCAGTGGACAACCTGACCAAGAGCCTGGCCATTGAGTGGGCTGATAGTGGGGTCCGGGTCAACTCTGTAGCTCCG GGAACTATCATAtccaaaactgcaatggaaaacTACAAAGAATATGGTCCTACTTTGTTTAAGATGTCAGTGCCATTTAGTCCAGCTAAAAGACTTGGCGTTCCTGAGGAG ATATCCCCAGCTGTATGTTTCTTGCTGTCTCCGGCTTCCAGCTACATTAGTGGAGCAACCCTGAAGGTCGATGCTGGACAGAGCCTCTATCATTCTGTGTGGGAGATCCCAG